In Anomaloglossus baeobatrachus isolate aAnoBae1 chromosome 10, aAnoBae1.hap1, whole genome shotgun sequence, the genomic window tatatatatatatatattagtaaagtAGAGTATTGGTGGTATTAGAAGAGTAGAACCATTtaataaaaatataacaaatatttgtaatttatatatatatattatatatgtaatttatatatatataatttattttactatatattttatattaaaagTTAACACTTTACATTCAGTAATAGTATTATATTTTTAAACTACTTTTTCAACTTTATAGACCTTTATCCTTtgcttttatattttattatatatttgcttttatattttttatacttttattttttatttacaattATTTACTATCTCTTTATAAAATGGTTCATATATTACAATGAATGTTTATGTTTGGCTATTATTTTGATACTCTACtaatatatttatacattttatatatatatatatatatatatatatatttatattttactaTATATTTTATATTGCCTTTTAACACTTTACATTGAGAAGTAATATATTTCTTCACTACTTTTTCCACTTTATAGTCCTTTATCTTTGGCTTTTATATTTTATTCCTTGTTATCTATCCATACCTCACCGTTCTATTCTATGATCTGGTTCTGCGGAATAATGCTGGATAATAAGGAATGATCAGTGATTGAGCCGAGACGCGCTCCTCCCTTTGTATAGCACACACCCGTCGCTGCCATATCAGTGATGTAATATGTTTATATATCCAAATGTCACCAGTGCTGATTGCATGAGATGGGGGGAAAGAATGTACTTGCTCAGCAAACCCGGCTCTGGGCTAAAATGTGAGCGTGAAATCCGTGGTTTATTTTTATAATAATGTTTACTGCCGTTTAATGACCCTGAAAAGGCTCCGTACTCAGAGGCTTTGTATCTCCAAACAGGAGCGTATTACTCTTACTACAACCTCTGCTAAACTGCTACGGGGGCGAAATTACACAGATAGATCATACCAGCGGCATAgcaactatttacatcctaatcaCCCCACCCCCGGCTGCATTGTTCTGTATCTACATTATCTCTTTATGTTATAATGTTAAAAGCTGAAAATCACAGCTAGTCACAGTGGTCTCAGTGCTGGGACCACCAGGGATCTGCAGCACCTCCACAGGTGAAATGAAGTATTACATTGTGTTGTCACAAACGTGTCACAGCCTGTTGGGTCTAGAATCAAAAGGTCAACGAGTATAGTTGACCGTGGATCctctttagtgcccgctcatcgtttACCCTTAGTTGGAGgttatttaattccatccggtgcTGAAgtggttaaggttcctttctatcctgcagtaatCTAACAGGTGGTTGTAATCTCAGCCATAGCTGTTCACTTCTGCAATAAATAGCCACTCTTCACTCCTCCCTTTGTCGGCCATAGCTCATACTATACTGTCCACTCTGAAAGAACCAGTCTCTGGAAGAGCTTAGGTGTTTGTTCCTGTTGCAGCGGAGTTGTTTTCTGCTTTAGAAGCTGTGGAGTTCTATTTGTTATGGCTTTTCCACCTGTTTGTGTTATCgtcctcgtgttgtcttattgcagtgccaAGACTAGCATTTCACTGGCCTTCACACTGggaagggtgagttcagggccagctagGGCCTAGACACGTAACGGCGCATGGGGGAAAAGGCCCCATCTATCGATGTTATGATTTGCAGGAATCATCCTTCGATGAGTGTTAGGAGACGACCCTGGTCCCTTCTCCCTAGCTCCAGGCCTTCCATTGTATTGCTTCCCTGGTTTCCCTGTTTTGTGTTGCTCAATGGGTTTCCTCTTGCATTTGGCATAACAGATTTGCATAGTAATCAATATGCTGgcttgtgttatatacagacatcaTGGGCCCTGACGAGAAATATATTCTAGTTTTAGGACTCCAATTAGAGGGATTGACCTACAGACCACTATTATCACCTATTTACAGTAGAGGTGACCTCAATGATTGCGAGAAAGGGGTCCCCTTTGCGAATGGAGTACATACCACACATACGTGACCACCTTACAATCACTGTCTGTTAGAACAGTGGTCACACATGCGTATTATCACTTCCATAGATAAAACAGATGTGAATGGAGTAGTGGTCATTGACGAGCACTATCACTCCACTCGCAAAGGATTCCAGTAATTGCTTCGGTCCCATTGGTCAGACCCCCAACGATCATACAATTATCACCAATCGTGTGTATAAAATGTTGTATTTTGAGACAACCACTTTAAAATAGCTTTCATAAAAGCATAAGGGCCCCTTCAGATTGCGTTTTTACCTATGTTCAATGGTCCCATCGGGGCTTCCATCCGAAGTCCCCCACAAATCGTGTTTCAGACACATGCGTCGATGGGGCTCATTGAatgtaatggagcagacggagttagCGTGTGCAGACTATGTCTGGGTGTGCGCCTGCACATGCTGACTCCGTCTgcttaatgatgagcgagtttcgaaaaacTCGGAGTCGCGGGGAGAGGAGTTGGATTCCATCGGGCCTTCATCCAaaccccccgcaaaacgggtttcggatgcatgcgccgacggggcTATTGACTATGAGGGAGCAGacgtaatgatgagcgagtttcgaaaaacTCAAACTCGCGATATTCGTAACAAGTACTGACTAATACTCAagtatgcattccgaatagcatgtacaatccaagtcaatggggaatactcgcaatgtaacgagtaacccaaatgccgcactattcgtacgagtagcgaatagtacggcattcgggttactcgttccaTTTCGAGTATCCCCCATTGACACACATTATTTGGAacaaatacgtgagtattagacaatacttgttacgagtatcgcgaatccgagtatttcgaaactcactCATCATTTAGTCTgtgccattatagtcaatggccccgtcagcaCATGCGTCCGAAACCCATATTGCGCAGGGGGTTCGGACGGAGGCCCCGACGGGAGCACTTTAATGTAGGTAAAAATGCAGCCTAATACTTGTGCATTTTTATGCCCATGCAGTTTCATTAGCACTATCTTTTGGTAGTAACAATCCGCGGGAGCGTAGTGTTTATTGAACTGGTGCCAAAAAGAACCCAAATTATGCCGCTTTATGAGCGGTATCTCTCAGAACAACCTAATAGGGTATTTTTAAATTGTTTACAAAAAAGTTGATTGTTTCCAGATCTCAGATTTTGTAATTCATGGCTATTTTTGGGTGAAAAGGGCAAAAATTAGCACAAATGGAGATCAAATTTCACTAAAGCCATGCAGgagttaggcaggctttgcacactatgatatcgcaggtgcgatgtcgattggggtcaaatcaaaagtgacgcacatccggcgtcgcagtcaatatcgtagtgtgcaaatcctttttgatacgattaacgagcgcaaaagcgtcgttatcgtatcatcggtgcagggtccgacatttccataatgccggtgcagcgacaggtacgatgttgtttcttgttcttgcggcacatcgctgtgtatgaagccacaggagcgaggaacatcaccttacctgcgtcccggctgcaatgcggaagaacggaggtgggcgggatgtttacgtcctgctcatctccgcccctctgctgctattggccgcctgccgtgtgacatcgctgtgacgccgcacgacccgcccccttaggaaggaggcgggtcgccggccagagcgacgtcgcaggacaggtgagtgcatgtgaagctgccgtagatataatgttcgctacggcagctatcaccatgatatcgcacctgcgatgggggcggggactatcgctgcagcatcggtaacacattgttaccgatgtcgcaacgtgcaaagtaccccttacccttCTGCTCTCATGAAGTGCAGTAAGCCTGGACAGAACCAGTATATGTAGTGAAAAATACATATCTCAGAATGACGGCCATTTTGAACTGGAGCTTGTTTATCCCATCCCGTCAGGGATCAGCGGCATAATGGCCACTCTCCTGGATTCCAATCATTGTGGATTTGTTTTTCAGCTTTTTTAGATATATAAAGAAATAAGAACTTTGTTTTCCTCTTTAAGCTGAGAGCTGTAATCCGTAAACACTTGTGAGGTCTTAAAATTCTTCTTGGGAGTTGGGCGGCGTACTTGGGTCTTAGCGGACTCCTCGCCTGTTTCCAGCCCGCTTGCACGCAGTATCGGTTTGGTAATGACAGGTCTAATAACAGTTTGCTTTTCTCCATGTTGATATGTCGCTCCCATAAAGATTTTTTTATGAATATTTTGAGGGTTAAATTCTAATCTTGAAGGTTTTGCAGATCCGCTAGTCAGTCTCCTTAAAATTTAATATACCTCGTTAATGCTTACTTGCAAACACTGAAGGATTTTTACGATTATAATCATGTGTTACAGCACCTAGTACTGTTCCTAAGCAGCATACTAATCAGCTTAATGAGATATTACTGCACTTTTTGTTGACTAAGGCAAAATCCTTTTTATTGTTGGAAAGCTTGTCCTTTTATTTTTATTCAAAACATTATCATGTTTTATTGTATGCCAGAGACGGTCTGTGGGCTCGGCAAATAACAGCCAAACTTTTATATTTCATTGTATATTAACTGCTGGATGTGTGTATATTAAGTGCTGAACGTGGCCGAAGCTTTGAAGGACGATGCGGCGCTCCCGCGGCTTCATTTAGGAAATTTAGAACATTCTGGCAACGCAAAAAACATCCGATGGCGTCTGATCGCATGGGATACTTTCAATTTGGGCATATTATGAGATATGTCGGTATAGTATTTGACACCATTGATCAAGCTAAATCAATCCCTTAATGAAAAGTCCACTTTTTTGCGGGATTGACCCATCCAGCACACTTCAAATTGGGCCCCAATGTTTCGAGGGCATTTCCGGGAAAGATCAGGGGCAGATGTGGCCAAAGGTGTGCTACCTGGAACCACAGTCTTgggatggctgtcacggacaggctagaggaaagctgcccactaagcaggatcccgagaaccccaaaaccctttaaccactatacagggatttggaattactacagggccccggagatcactgcaatcccaagaagagtagttgtcaggcagggtgaaactaggagatacagaaaagggacaaaatcggcaagacaagagcgtagtcaggaaataaggctaaggtcaaaactggagatggcagcgaggtacaaaaacagcaggcaggagagtagtcagagagcaagcaGGAGTCAAAACACAAGCATCAATATACAGAGCAGAGCAGGAACCAGACACAAGCAGGATTAACTAGGCTATATCTGGCTGCAAccagcagagaggaggaggaataagaagggtgttgtGCCTTCCCGTTGGCTGAGGCTGAAAGGTGGTAGCGTcaactggaagacacacaccaccacagtcagccagtgctactgcaggtcccagggaaacccagcataGTGGATAAGCAGAGcccgcgcccaccagagccactggcaccgactcttcCCCTATCACTAGCATCGCCCTCGGCAGGAATATGGCGACGCCTGGTGACCGAACCAGAAGTCACAGGAatggactctggtggagacgtgacatgaATATTCTGGCCTGTTTTATGGCCATTCCTGTGAGGATCAACCATATTCCATGATTTACAATCTGGAATTTTTGTGGATATTCCTTGGTTTCATAGAAATGGCCATCTAAAACTTGGAACACATTCGTATTGTCCATATCTACCAATCAATAGCCATTTCTTGCTGATGGAAACCATGCCGTAGCCACCGGAAGACATTTTAAAAACCTTCGATGGGATCTTACAAAGGTTATTGAGTTCGACTTCTTGACTTAATTTTTTCTTTGCCTCTTActgcatcaaaaaaaaaaaaaaatcattgacgCTGTTCTGAATTATATCTTTGAATTAGTCGATACTGGAAGCTTTTGATTGTTTATCCATTAGTTGCGTCTATAGATTCCAACTTTTTGACCTTTGCCACCTCTCACCTATCCTTGgtcatttttattttcacaaataaTTATGTGAATGTATCTTGTCCCCAAGTCAATGAATGTCAATCtcattctgtgttttttttttttctattttagggATGGAGGAAGCTAGTTTGTGCCTTGGAGTTTCTTCGGCTGTGCCTGACGTTGACACTCACCTCAATAACTCTTTGCTTAATGGCCAGTATTCAATGAGTCAGAAGCTGCACCAGATCACATCCCAGCTCAGTCACGCCTTTCCGGAACTGCAGAACCGTCAAAAATCAGAGGACAAGTCGGGAGCTTCGCCCATTGACGAAAAGAGTCATGTGTCAATGACAAATCAACCAATCAGCAGTCAGATGGCTCTGTTGGCCAACCAGCTGAATCGAGAGGTTGATAGTGGTCTTAACGGAAGAGTCGATCTTCAACAGTTTCTAAATGGACAAAACCTTGGTATCATGTCCCAAATGAGTGATATTGAGGACGACGCAAGAAAAAATAGAAAGTACCCTTGTCCGCTTTGCGGCAAACGTTTCCGTTTTAATAGCATTTTATCCCTCCACATGCGTACCCACACTGGTGAAAAACCCTTTAAGTGTCCGTATTGTGACCATAGAGCGGCCCAGAAAGGTAACCTGAAGATTCATTTACGCACACACAAACTTGGTAATCTCGGCAAGGGTCGGGGGAGGGTGAGAGAAGAAAACCGCCTTTTGCATGAACTGGAGGAAAGAGCAATACTGAGAGACAAACAGCTGAAGAACAGCCTTCTCCAGCCCCGACTTGATGTGAAACCCCAACAGCAGCACTTACAGCAATCTCCACTATCTAATTGTCATATCTCTGTGCAACCGAATAACACCCCGTCTGATGTTTCCagcaaggcgccttctcccaaaccTTCAGTCGTGCAAGACGAAGCAATAGCACCGACCACTGGATTCAGGTGTACTTTTTGCAAAGGAAAGTTTAAGAAACGCGAGGAACTTGATAGACATATCCGAATTTTGCACAAGCCTTACAAGTGCACTCTTTGCGATTTTGCAGCTTCTCAAGAGGAAGAATTGATTAGTCACGTTGAGAAAGCTCACATAACAGCGGAGTCTGTTCAAGGTCAAGGGTCCAGTGGAAATGGAGAACAGGCGGCCAACGAGTTTCGCTGCGAGGTGTGTGGACAGGTTTTTAGTCAAGCTTGGTTCTTGAAAGGCCACATGCGAAAACATAAGGATTCTTTTGAGCACTGTTGTCAGATTTGCGGAAGGCGATTCAAGGAGCCTTGGTTCTTGAAGAACCATATGAAAGTTCACCTGAACAAATTGTCTGTTAAGAACAAATCCCCTAGCGAAGCCGAGGTGCCAGTCTCCATGAGTAGTGTTTCTCAAGAATCCCATGCAAATCTCTACTCCCGATATATATCATGTTTGCAGAGTGGCTTCATGCCATCGGAAAAAGCAAGCTTGAGTGAGCATGGTCACGTGTACAACAAGGGAGACTTGAAAGACAAGGATGTTCTGGGTAAGCTGCTGTCACCGATTGCGAGCTTGGCCCATAACATGTCTGAAAGCGATAAGCATTCGTTACTTGGCTCTCTCAACCTGGTGCCTCCCTTAAAATCCAGCTGCATAGAACGATTGCAAGCTGCAGCCAAAGCTGCCGAGATGGATCCAGTAAACAGCTACCAGGCCTGGCAACTAATGGCCAGAGGAATGGCAATGGAGCACAGCTTCCTGTCTAAAGAGCAGCAGATCCAGCGTAACCATGAAGATTCATTAGCAAACGCCGGAGTTCTGTTTGATAAAGACAAGAGAGAGTATGTGATTGTAGGACCAGATGGCTCCAAACAGAAAATGCAATCTGATTTAGTTCACGGCTCTAAAATTTGCAATCAGAGAGACGTGCCATCAAAACTTGAACTTTTAGAAAGCACTAGAGATTTCTTGTCGCATGGCCTCAACCAGGGGCTCGAGTACAATATGCACAGCTCCGTGAAGGATAAGCCCACCGAATGCCCTGACTGTGGTAGAGTCTTCCGAACCTATCACCAGGTCGTCGTGCACTCGAGAGTCCACAAAAGAGATCGAAAGGCCGAAGAAGAGGCAATTCATGTCAACCTTGAGGACCGACGGGGATCAGGAAGTGATCAAGAATCTCAATCCATGAGTCGATCTACCACCCCAGGATCATCTAACATCACTGAAGAGAGCGGAACGGGTGGTGCCCTTTCCCAAACGGGAAGTGCACAAGAAGACAGCCCGCACCCCTCATCACCCTCATCTTCAGGTAAAGAATCTACTTATCCTAATATGAGATAATAGAAAAAGTTCTCTAAATTATTAGCTAATTATAACGCTTTAGAGAGGTTGAACTCTATTGGAAAGACATGGCTACTTTCTTCCCAAAACAGCGCCTCACCAGTCCATAAGTTATGTCTAGAGATGAGAGAATCGATTTGTAGGAACCCAGTCCAGCTGCCACATCAGTAGGACATGGCTCCAGATAAATGCCTTGTGAACCAGGTCCTACTTGCCAGTGTCCCTTGTGCCTTTTCTGATTCCTTGGCATGGTGCGAGGTTATGCATGATAAACCAGGTCTTCAAATTAGAAGAGGCACCAGGAATTTCATCAGATAGGAGACAATTCGCAAGGTTTCCGTTAGGCGTCCATAGAATACTGATAGGAACAATATACCAGGGTCTTATGAATTTATTCATTCATCTGCAGTATCGGACTCAACAACTGGACTGGCAAGGCGCTGTTCAGACCATATAAAAGGCCAAATACTGTAACATTCACATAGTCAAAAAAGGATTTTCTTAGACTGAAATTAGGGATCCTGCCTATAGGACTGTACAATGGGGCTATCCTCTACTAAGACGTGGTTTGACACAGTAGAGGGATAGTTATGATTTCTCGAGAAGGTGGTCATCTCTACCACCATTGCCATAGATGTTCTGTAAATTATCTGTAGAGGGGTACGCCATCATGTAGGGGGTGCAGTGAAATCATGAGCCCCCTGCATCCACAGAGACTGATCTTCAGAAACCACATCTTGACTCCAGGTCCTCATCTCTGTTATCCTCATATATAAGCCTACAGATAACACTTGCCTTATCTATCCATGTTCATGACTTTTTATAAACACCGAAGGCTCCGATAACCTCCACACTGAGGACGTTGAGGTAAGGTATACGCTGTGTTAATAGCTTGCCATGTATATCACTGTAAAAGGAAGCGCAGAGAACCTTCTAAAGAGTCCTCCAGGCATCATCAACACAAGCAGATGGTTGGTAATTTACTGTGCAATATGTAGTCTCCGACCGACCGGTGCGGGAGTCTGTCCAGCGTTACAGGATCTATGCTATGGATTGTGAGGAGCGACTGCTCCCGATCACTGCCCCTCTGTGAAAGGGGAAAGGGCTCTTTGCTAATACTGTAATCATCCTGCAGACCTAACGAGAGAGGAAATCAAGATATAACACAATAACCTGTTACTATTAGCAACATTGATTTCTGCAATCAGGCATTTAGTCTGGAAAATAAGAGCGCTGAAGACATCTCAAGGCAGCGTGTGACCGGGGAAAAGGGGCAGAAGCGGAGGGAAGCGGGAACCGGCCCAATAGAGTGCACTGCAAAAGTTACACCAGATGGGGGCAGTCTGTCAACcttttctctatccctctatcaatctatccatctctttatctatccctctatctagctatctatcatccatctctttatctatccctctatccatccaactatctctccatctattcctctctccatccatctactcacccatccatccacccatccatctatttatctatctatctatctatccctctatccatccatatatctctctatccatccatctacccatccatccaactcatccatccatccatccatcaatccatccatcgatccatttatttatccatccatctatcaatctatccatccatccatctctatctatctatctatctatctatctatctatccatctatctctctatccacccacccatccatttatctatccatccatcatctatctatttctttatctatctctctatccatccaactatccctccatctattcctctctccatccatccatctatccatccatctatttatctatccatccatttatctatctctctatgcatccatctacccatccatccaactcatccatctatccatagatccgtttatctatccatccatctatcaatctatccatccatccatccatctctttatctatccatccatctctatctatctatctctctatccacccacccatccatttatccacccatccatccatcatctatccatccgtccatttctttatctatctctctatccatccaactatccctctatccctctatccacccatccatagctgtctgtccgtctgtctatCCAACCCTCCATCCGTTTATCTCCCTATAGACCCCCGTGGCCGCTGTAATCCGGATGTTATCGGTGTATAGTATTAGATATCAATGACCTGCAGTAAGATATATTAGAAATAAGTCAGATAGAAGAATCTGTAGAGATGAGCGACTGCATAGCCTATGTCCTGCCGGGTGATGTCGGAGCCAGGACTGTTGATGCGCGTGCGCGGTACGACCCCGGTCTGATAATATAGCGGTGGCGGATACTGTCATATATTGTATGTGTATTTTCCATGAAGCTTTTTCTGTTCCTATATATAAACATACATGTATCCCACCATGGGAACATATGCTTCAGTGACCCCCCAGCTCTGCACCATATGTACAGAGATATTCTTTACACGTCTTCTTGTTTTCATGTCGCTCCTTTATTACATAATGTATACATTGCTATTTATATAAGTGAGCAGACAACCCACAGATCCGGAACTTCTCCGCGGAGGATCAAACACAACACAAAGAGTAGCATCCTCCCATCAATGGCGGCGGCGGCTGCTCCTATAGATCGGGTGTCACCATCAGACCCTCATCATCTGGAGATTTCACTCCTTCCCGTGTCACCTCTGACCTCAGAGAAATTAGAGATGGATAATCTCAAACAGATCTATAGAGGGCATCATGGCGGGGTCAGGTCAGGTCCTCCATGCCAACTGCAATACCGGAGTCCTGAATAATAGATGTGTGTCCACATTTCTAGGACCGGCTGACGTCATAGGGCAGGTTCACACATTGTAGACGGCTGGAGCACAAAGCCACCGCCACAATGCAAAAAACACCAGAAAACATACTACTTGCAAGGGCGGAAAGGGAAGGCA contains:
- the ZNF536 gene encoding zinc finger protein 536 isoform X4, with product MEEASLCLGVSSAVPDVDTHLNNSLLNGQYSMSQKLHQITSQLSHAFPELQNRQKSEDKSGASPIDEKSHVSMTNQPISSQMALLANQLNREVDSGLNGRVDLQQFLNGQNLGIMSQMSDIEDDARKNRKYPCPLCGKRFRFNSILSLHMRTHTGEKPFKCPYCDHRAAQKGNLKIHLRTHKLGNLGKGRGRVREENRLLHELEERAILRDKQLKNSLLQPRLDVKPQQQHLQQSPLSNCHISVQPNNTPSDVSSKAPSPKPSVVQDEAIAPTTGFRCTFCKGKFKKREELDRHIRILHKPYKCTLCDFAASQEEELISHVEKAHITAESVQGQGSSGNGEQAANEFRCEVCGQVFSQAWFLKGHMRKHKDSFEHCCQICGRRFKEPWFLKNHMKVHLNKLSVKNKSPSEAEVPVSMSSVSQESHANLYSRYISCLQSGFMPSEKASLSEHGHVYNKGDLKDKDVLGKLLSPIASLAHNMSESDKHSLLGSLNLVPPLKSSCIERLQAAAKAAEMDPVNSYQAWQLMARGMAMEHSFLSKEQQIQRNHEDSLANAGVLFDKDKREYVIVGPDGSKQKMQSDLVHGSKICNQRDVPSKLELLESTRDFLSHGLNQGLEYNMHSSVKDKPTECPDCGRVFRTYHQVVVHSRVHKRDRKAEEEAIHVNLEDRRGSGSDQESQSMSRSTTPGSSNITEESGTGGALSQTGSAQEDSPHPSSPSSSDMGDDTGRCTGAQQQAMMRDRNLGSAMKDCPYCGKTFRTSHHLKVHLRIHTGEKPYKCPHCDYAGTQSASLKYHLERHHRERQNGSGPLPIHGHPPNQDHKDDTASKSSLFMRPDILRGAFKGFPGIDFRSGMMSHQWQAGLMSSGDRQGQSSGINSESSSDALKKEMSSKIPSLAEFARTYPNIAGNGVNFQGSLQAFMDSFVLNSLKKEKEMKEKALLDSLPLKASRSDNGDDKSENKTPQRKMEKSQYEPLDLSVRPDAQSLPGSSITVQDNIAWHGCLFCSFTTSSMELMALHLQANHLGKAKRKDCTMGGQGHTKDQLRESLGIVNKVMASTSSVQGSKEVMTSKMSPLQTSEKVLQGNTKDALLDHKGSWPSHMDAMFNNFPTEFYKQFGVYPGSGGANMQNMDIDSQSPPDDDSHVLQCDSVNTVATDDLSDESSSEDMETCKEDENEDEEVETEPENMNTTDELNKEENDMEDAESNSSPLRSTENMVSPTAQLMEKQWHQNLPLPHDVPQSSAKLDQAPAPDALEKQVNMLSVLRAYSSEGMAAFNGLGSNTSNSGCMKRPDLCDGSQ
- the ZNF536 gene encoding zinc finger protein 536 isoform X3, whose translation is MEEASLCLGVSSAVPDVDTHLNNSLLNGQYSMSQKLHQITSQLSHAFPELQNRQKSEDKSGASPIDEKSHVSMTNQPISSQMALLANQLNREVDSGLNGRVDLQQFLNGQNLGIMSQMSDIEDDARKNRKYPCPLCGKRFRFNSILSLHMRTHTGEKPFKCPYCDHRAAQKGNLKIHLRTHKLGNLGKGRGRVREENRLLHELEERAILRDKQLKNSLLQPRLDVKPQQQHLQQSPLSNCHISVQPNNTPSDVSSKAPSPKPSVVQDEAIAPTTGFRCTFCKGKFKKREELDRHIRILHKPYKCTLCDFAASQEEELISHVEKAHITAESVQGQGSSGNGEQAANEFRCEVCGQVFSQAWFLKGHMRKHKDSFEHCCQICGRRFKEPWFLKNHMKVHLNKLSVKNKSPSEAEVPVSMSSVSQESHANLYSRYISCLQSGFMPSEKASLSEHGHVYNKGDLKDKDVLGKLLSPIASLAHNMSESDKHSLLGSLNLVPPLKSSCIERLQAAAKAAEMDPVNSYQAWQLMARGMAMEHSFLSKEQQIQRNHEDSLANAGVLFDKDKREYVIVGPDGSKQKMQSDLVHGSKICNQRDVPSKLELLESTRDFLSHGLNQGLEYNMHSSVKDKPTECPDCGRVFRTYHQVVVHSRVHKRDRKAEEEAIHVNLEDRRGSGSDQESQSMSRSTTPGSSNITEESGTGGALSQTGSAQEDSPHPSSPSSSDMGDDTGRCTGAQQQAMMRDRNLGSAMKDCPYCGKTFRTSHHLKVHLRIHTGEKPYKCPHCDYAGTQSASLKYHLERHHRERQNGSGPLPIHGHPPNQDHKDDTASKSSLFMRPDILRGAFKGFPGIDFRSGMMSHQWQAGLMSSGDRQGQSSGINSESSSDALKKEMSSKIPSLAEFARTYPNIAGNGVNFQGSLQAFMDSFVLNSLKKEKEMKEKALLDSLPLKASRSDNGDDKSENKTPQRKMEKSQYEPLDLSVRPDAQSLPGSSITVQDNIAWHGCLFCSFTTSSMELMALHLQANHLGKAKRKDCTMGGQGHTKDQLRESLGIVNKVMASTSSVQGSKEVMTSKMSPLQTSEKVLQGNTKDALLDHKGSWPSHMDAMFNNFPTEFYKQFGVYPGSGGANMQNMDIDSQSPPDDDSHVLQCDSVNTVATDDLSDESSSEDMETCKEDENEDEEVETEPENMNTTDELNKEENDMEDAESNSSPLRSTENMVSPTAQLMEKQWHQNLPLPHDVPQSSAKLDQAPAPDALEKQVNMLSVLRAYSSEGMAAFNGLGSNTSNSGCMKRPDLCDNQDGHGDPDCT
- the ZNF536 gene encoding zinc finger protein 536 isoform X1; amino-acid sequence: MEEASLCLGVSSAVPDVDTHLNNSLLNGQYSMSQKLHQITSQLSHAFPELQNRQKSEDKSGASPIDEKSHVSMTNQPISSQMALLANQLNREVDSGLNGRVDLQQFLNGQNLGIMSQMSDIEDDARKNRKYPCPLCGKRFRFNSILSLHMRTHTGEKPFKCPYCDHRAAQKGNLKIHLRTHKLGNLGKGRGRVREENRLLHELEERAILRDKQLKNSLLQPRLDVKPQQQHLQQSPLSNCHISVQPNNTPSDVSSKAPSPKPSVVQDEAIAPTTGFRCTFCKGKFKKREELDRHIRILHKPYKCTLCDFAASQEEELISHVEKAHITAESVQGQGSSGNGEQAANEFRCEVCGQVFSQAWFLKGHMRKHKDSFEHCCQICGRRFKEPWFLKNHMKVHLNKLSVKNKSPSEAEVPVSMSSVSQESHANLYSRYISCLQSGFMPSEKASLSEHGHVYNKGDLKDKDVLGKLLSPIASLAHNMSESDKHSLLGSLNLVPPLKSSCIERLQAAAKAAEMDPVNSYQAWQLMARGMAMEHSFLSKEQQIQRNHEDSLANAGVLFDKDKREYVIVGPDGSKQKMQSDLVHGSKICNQRDVPSKLELLESTRDFLSHGLNQGLEYNMHSSVKDKPTECPDCGRVFRTYHQVVVHSRVHKRDRKAEEEAIHVNLEDRRGSGSDQESQSMSRSTTPGSSNITEESGTGGALSQTGSAQEDSPHPSSPSSSDMGDDTGRCTGAQQQAMMRDRNLGSAMKDCPYCGKTFRTSHHLKVHLRIHTGEKPYKCPHCDYAGTQSASLKYHLERHHRERQNGSGPLPIHGHPPNQDHKDDTASKSSLFMRPDILRGAFKGFPGIDFRSGMMSHQWQAGLMSSGDRQGQSSGINSESSSDALKKEMSSKIPSLAEFARTYPNIAGNGVNFQGSLQAFMDSFVLNSLKKEKEMKEKALLDSLPLKASRSDNGDDKSENKTPQRKMEKSQYEPLDLSVRPDAQSLPGSSITVQDNIAWHGCLFCSFTTSSMELMALHLQANHLGKAKRKDCTMGGQGHTKDQLRESLGIVNKVMASTSSVQGSKEVMTSKMSPLQTSEKVLQGNTKDALLDHKGSWPSHMDAMFNNFPTEFYKQFGVYPGSGGANMQNMDIDSQSPPDDDSHVLQCDSVNTVATDDLSDESSSEDMETCKEDENEDEEVETEPENMNTTDELNKEENDMEDAESNSSPLRSTENMVSPTAQLMEKQWHQNLPLPHDVPQSSAKLDQAPAPDALEKQVNMLSVLRAYSSEGMAAFNGLGSNTSNSGCMKRPDLCGQRPFQCRYCPYSASQKGNLKTHVLCVHRMPFDNSQYPDRRFKRSRVEPAESTGNSEELLLPKLGGSTQLPAEGGKPQD